The following are encoded in a window of Pseudomonas multiresinivorans genomic DNA:
- the nth gene encoding endonuclease III, with the protein MNAAKRAEIFRRLKEDNPNPETELAYSSPFELLIAVLLSAQATDVGVNKATARLYPVANTPEAIYALGVEGLSEYIKTIGLYNSKAKNTIETCRILIEKHGGQVPENREDLEALPGVGRKTANVVLNTAFRQPAMAVDTHIFRVSNRTNIAPGRNVLEVERKLLKFVPKEYLLDAHHWLILHGRYVCKARKPQCGSCRIEDLCEYKHKTSDD; encoded by the coding sequence ATGAATGCCGCCAAGCGCGCGGAGATTTTCCGCCGACTGAAAGAAGACAATCCCAACCCCGAAACCGAGCTGGCCTACAGCTCGCCCTTCGAGCTGCTCATAGCGGTGCTGCTTTCCGCCCAGGCCACCGATGTCGGCGTGAACAAGGCCACTGCCAGGCTCTACCCGGTGGCCAATACCCCGGAAGCGATCTACGCCCTCGGCGTGGAGGGCCTGTCGGAGTACATCAAGACCATCGGCCTGTACAACAGCAAGGCGAAGAACACCATCGAGACCTGCCGCATCCTCATCGAGAAGCACGGCGGCCAGGTGCCGGAGAACCGCGAAGACCTGGAGGCCTTGCCCGGCGTGGGCCGCAAGACCGCCAACGTAGTTCTCAACACGGCTTTCCGACAGCCGGCGATGGCAGTGGACACGCATATCTTCCGCGTTTCCAACCGCACCAACATCGCGCCGGGGCGCAATGTGCTGGAGGTGGAGCGCAAGCTGCTCAAGTTCGTGCCCAAGGAATACCTGCTGGATGCGCACCACTGGCTGATCCTGCATGGGCGCTACGTCTGCAAGGCGCGCAAGCCGCAGTGTGGCAGCTGCCGGATCGAGGACCTGTGCGAGTACAAGCACAAGACTTCGGACGATTGA
- a CDS encoding PA3496 family putative envelope integrity protein — MANDKEDLELEDDVSTDDSDDGAEATAEVAKTNLTKRRIIDNYLEERRLQRQLSDYDFDL, encoded by the coding sequence ATGGCAAACGACAAAGAAGACCTCGAACTCGAGGACGATGTCAGCACAGACGACAGCGATGACGGCGCAGAAGCCACGGCAGAGGTCGCCAAGACCAACCTGACCAAGCGCCGCATCATCGACAACTACCTGGAAGAGCGTCGCCTGCAACGCCAACTGTCCGACTACGATTTCGATCTGTAA
- the ppnN gene encoding nucleotide 5'-monophosphate nucleosidase PpnN — MSPRPVNNASVSPKGSLETLSQREVHQLSEAGSGSTYKLFRQCALAILNTGTQIDNAKHILDAYRDFELEIHQQDRGVRLELFNAPADAFVDGEMIASTREMLFSALRDIVYTQNALNSRRFGLDSSAGITDYVFHLLRNARALRAGVEPKIVVCWGGHSISTNEYKYTKKVGHELGLRSLDVCTGCGPGVMKGPMKGATIGHAKQRITDGRYIGLTEPGIIAAEAPNPIVNELVILPDIEKRLEAFVRVGHGIIVFPGGVGTAEEFLYLLGILMHPENQDMPFPLVLTGPRSAAAYIEQLHAFVGATLGEAAQQRYRIIIDDPAEVAREMSEGLKRVKQFRRERNDAYHFNWLLKIDEGFQRPFEPTHENMAALDLGRDVPPHELAANLRRAFSGIVAGNVKDRGIRMIEEFGPYEIHGDAAIMEPLDALLQAFVEQHRMKLPGGAAYEPCYRVVQRAGVAV; from the coding sequence ATGTCCCCAAGACCGGTTAACAACGCCTCGGTCAGCCCCAAGGGCAGCCTCGAAACCCTTTCCCAACGTGAAGTACACCAGCTCAGCGAAGCGGGCTCGGGCAGTACCTACAAGCTTTTCCGCCAGTGTGCCCTGGCCATCCTCAACACCGGCACGCAGATCGACAACGCCAAGCACATCCTCGACGCGTATCGCGACTTCGAGCTGGAAATCCACCAGCAGGACCGCGGCGTGCGCCTGGAACTGTTCAACGCGCCGGCCGACGCCTTCGTCGACGGCGAGATGATCGCCAGCACCCGCGAGATGCTCTTCAGCGCCCTGCGCGACATCGTCTACACCCAGAATGCGCTGAACAGCCGACGCTTCGGCCTGGACAGCTCGGCCGGCATCACCGACTACGTCTTCCACCTGCTGCGCAACGCACGCGCCCTGCGCGCCGGCGTGGAGCCGAAGATCGTGGTGTGCTGGGGCGGCCACTCCATCAGCACCAACGAGTACAAGTACACCAAGAAGGTCGGCCACGAACTGGGCCTGCGCAGCCTCGACGTCTGCACCGGCTGCGGCCCGGGCGTGATGAAGGGGCCGATGAAGGGCGCCACCATCGGCCACGCCAAGCAGCGCATCACCGACGGCCGCTACATCGGCCTGACTGAACCGGGGATCATCGCCGCCGAGGCGCCGAACCCCATCGTCAACGAGCTGGTGATCCTGCCGGACATCGAAAAGCGCCTGGAGGCCTTCGTTCGCGTCGGCCACGGCATCATCGTGTTCCCCGGCGGCGTCGGTACGGCGGAGGAGTTCCTCTACCTGCTGGGCATCCTCATGCACCCGGAGAACCAGGACATGCCGTTCCCCCTGGTGCTCACCGGCCCGCGCAGCGCGGCAGCCTACATCGAGCAACTGCACGCCTTCGTCGGCGCGACCCTGGGCGAGGCGGCGCAGCAGCGCTACCGCATCATCATCGACGACCCGGCGGAAGTGGCGCGGGAAATGAGCGAAGGGCTCAAGCGGGTCAAGCAGTTCCGCCGCGAGCGTAACGACGCCTACCACTTCAACTGGTTGCTGAAGATCGACGAGGGCTTCCAGCGCCCGTTCGAGCCGACCCACGAGAACATGGCCGCCCTCGACCTGGGCCGCGATGTGCCGCCCCACGAACTGGCGGCAAACCTGCGCCGGGCGTTCTCCGGCATAGTCGCGGGCAACGTTAAGGACCGCGGCATCCGCATGATCGAGGAGTTCGGTCCGTACGAGATCCACGGTGATGCGGCCATCATGGAGCCGCTGGACGCGCTGCTGCAGGCGTTCGTCGAGCAGCACCGCATGAAGTTGCCGGGTGGTGCGGCGTATGAGCCTTGTTATCGGGTAGTGCAGCGCGCCGGCGTCGCGGTGTGA
- a CDS encoding HlyD family type I secretion periplasmic adaptor subunit: MTDLKLPVAKADVPPALPQTTVSTPRAHQRGAPAEPPLPRSSQVVWLIAAMLGAFAVWASLFSLDEVSTGSGKVVPSSREQVIQSLEGGILVSLNVHEGDLVEAGQVLAQLDRTRSESAVEESASRMRAAKAEAARLYAEVNGTPLNFPEDVQAFPDLVSSETALYHSRKDSLAKNLAGINDALGLVRRELAMTQPLVARGAASDVEVLRLRRQANELERKATELQTQYVVKAREDLARANAEIEAQSSVTRGRSDALHRTTFTSPVRGIVKDIAVTTVGGVVPQDGKLMEIVPVDEKLLVEAHISPRDVAFIRPGLDATVKITAYDYSIYGGLHGKVTTISPDTIQDEVKREVFYYRVFIRTDVDHLTNKDGKRFDIVPGMIATVDIHTGNKTILDYLLKPLNKAREALRER; encoded by the coding sequence ATGACCGACCTCAAGCTCCCGGTAGCCAAGGCGGACGTCCCGCCGGCTCTCCCGCAGACCACGGTTTCCACACCACGTGCGCACCAGCGTGGCGCCCCGGCGGAGCCGCCGCTGCCGCGCTCCAGCCAGGTGGTGTGGCTGATTGCAGCCATGCTCGGGGCATTTGCCGTGTGGGCCAGCCTGTTCTCCCTGGATGAAGTCTCCACCGGTAGCGGCAAGGTGGTGCCGTCCTCCCGCGAACAGGTCATCCAGTCCCTGGAAGGCGGCATCCTGGTTTCGCTCAACGTTCACGAGGGCGATCTGGTCGAAGCCGGCCAGGTCCTTGCCCAGCTCGACCGCACCCGCAGCGAATCGGCGGTGGAGGAGAGCGCTTCGCGCATGCGCGCCGCCAAGGCCGAGGCCGCGCGGCTGTATGCCGAGGTCAACGGTACGCCGCTGAACTTCCCCGAGGATGTCCAGGCCTTCCCCGACCTGGTGAGCAGCGAGACGGCGCTCTACCACTCGCGCAAGGACAGCCTGGCGAAGAACCTGGCGGGCATCAACGACGCCCTGGGGCTGGTGCGCCGTGAGCTGGCGATGACCCAGCCGCTGGTGGCGCGTGGCGCCGCCAGCGACGTGGAAGTGCTGCGGCTGCGGCGCCAGGCCAACGAACTGGAGCGCAAGGCCACCGAGCTGCAGACCCAGTATGTGGTCAAGGCCCGCGAAGACCTGGCCAGGGCCAATGCCGAGATCGAGGCACAGAGTTCGGTCACCCGTGGCCGCTCGGACGCCTTGCACCGCACCACCTTTACCTCGCCGGTACGCGGCATCGTCAAGGACATCGCGGTCACCACGGTCGGCGGCGTCGTGCCGCAGGACGGCAAGCTGATGGAGATCGTCCCGGTGGACGAAAAGCTGCTGGTCGAGGCGCACATCTCGCCGCGCGATGTCGCCTTCATCCGCCCCGGCCTGGATGCCACGGTGAAGATCACAGCCTACGACTACTCGATCTATGGCGGCCTGCACGGCAAGGTTACGACCATCTCCCCGGACACCATTCAGGACGAGGTGAAACGCGAGGTCTTCTATTACCGGGTGTTCATCCGCACCGACGTCGATCACCTGACCAACAAGGACGGCAAGCGCTTCGACATCGTTCCGGGGATGATCGCCACGGTGGATATCCACACCGGCAACAAGACCATTCTCGACTACCTGCTCAAACCGCTGAACAAGGCCCGCGAGGCCCTGCGCGAGCGCTGA
- a CDS encoding type I secretion system permease/ATPase has protein sequence MSLAPQSARWLDAMLAVARHYGIGVSEEGARVALAWEQGASADLMLLHMAKSLGLALRFGKLSVELLDAWRLPLVAEFADGSVCVVQTIDGEGNLGVLFSGDKGLETRIGVEEFRQRVRRVAILRPQVAVPDARVDQYIRPYRRNWFWSIALRDWKRYGDVMLASLVANVLALAGVIYSMQVYDRVVPANSEATLWVLFGGVMLAIVFEFCLRVSRTHISDTVGKRADLRISDVVFGRALRLRNSARSRSTGTFISQLREIDQVRDLFTSTTVGALADLPFFLLFLVVLWMVGGPLVFVALGAVPLLVIPGMLIQKPLERLSNEGMRESALRNAMLVEAVQGIEDIKLLRAEARFQNQWNNVNDVSAGISMRQRFLTSLLMSWTQEVQGIVYALVLALGSYLVMQGDMTTGALVASSILASRMISPLAQMASVFSRWQTAKVARKGLDELMSRPVDQPERARRVHRAALNGNYQLDGVSFRYGDNDKRPALMVPQLQIRAGEKIAILGRIGSGKSTLLNLLSGMHSPQEGRVSLDGLDLAMIDTADVRRDMAMLPQSSRLFYGTIRENILLGAPMASDAMVTQALSLSGALSFVQALPDGLDEVILEGGQGLSGGQRQTLLLARTLIRNPSIVLLDEPTANFDEMTERQVIDAMGPWMAPRTLLVATHRMPVLKWVDRIILIDNGRVVLDGPKDKVLKELTQ, from the coding sequence ATGAGCCTGGCTCCGCAATCCGCACGCTGGCTGGACGCGATGCTCGCCGTCGCCCGCCACTACGGCATCGGTGTCTCCGAGGAGGGCGCACGTGTCGCCCTGGCCTGGGAGCAGGGCGCCTCCGCCGACCTGATGCTGCTGCACATGGCCAAGAGCCTGGGGCTCGCCCTGCGCTTCGGCAAACTCTCGGTCGAGCTGCTCGACGCCTGGCGCCTGCCGCTGGTGGCGGAGTTCGCTGACGGCAGCGTCTGCGTCGTGCAGACCATCGACGGCGAGGGCAACCTCGGCGTGCTGTTCAGCGGCGACAAGGGCCTGGAAACCCGCATCGGCGTCGAAGAGTTCCGTCAGCGGGTGCGCCGCGTGGCAATCCTCCGGCCGCAGGTGGCGGTCCCCGACGCGCGCGTCGACCAGTACATCCGGCCATACCGGCGCAACTGGTTCTGGAGCATCGCCCTGCGCGACTGGAAGCGCTACGGCGATGTCATGCTCGCCTCGCTGGTGGCCAACGTCCTGGCCCTGGCCGGGGTGATCTACTCCATGCAGGTCTACGACCGGGTAGTCCCCGCCAACTCCGAAGCGACCCTGTGGGTGCTGTTCGGCGGGGTGATGCTGGCGATCGTCTTCGAGTTCTGCCTGCGCGTTTCGCGCACCCATATCTCCGACACGGTCGGCAAGCGCGCCGACCTGCGCATCTCCGACGTGGTCTTCGGCCGCGCGCTGCGCCTGCGCAACTCCGCACGCTCGCGCTCCACCGGCACCTTCATCTCCCAGCTGCGCGAGATCGACCAGGTGCGCGACCTGTTCACCTCGACCACCGTCGGGGCATTGGCCGATCTGCCGTTCTTCCTGCTGTTCCTGGTAGTGCTGTGGATGGTCGGCGGCCCGCTGGTGTTCGTTGCCCTGGGCGCCGTGCCGCTGCTGGTGATCCCCGGCATGCTGATCCAGAAACCGCTGGAACGTCTGTCCAACGAAGGCATGCGCGAGTCGGCGTTGCGCAACGCGATGCTGGTGGAGGCGGTGCAGGGCATCGAGGACATCAAGCTGCTGCGTGCCGAGGCGCGTTTCCAGAACCAGTGGAACAACGTCAACGATGTGTCCGCCGGCATCAGCATGCGCCAGCGCTTTCTCACCAGCCTGCTGATGAGCTGGACCCAGGAAGTCCAGGGCATCGTCTATGCCCTGGTGTTGGCCCTGGGCAGTTATCTGGTGATGCAGGGTGACATGACCACTGGTGCCCTGGTGGCCTCGTCGATCCTCGCCTCGCGGATGATCTCGCCGCTGGCGCAGATGGCCTCGGTGTTCTCCCGCTGGCAGACCGCCAAGGTCGCGCGCAAGGGCCTCGACGAGCTGATGAGCCGGCCGGTGGACCAGCCCGAACGCGCCCGCCGTGTTCACCGCGCGGCCCTCAATGGCAATTACCAGCTCGATGGCGTGAGCTTCCGCTACGGCGACAACGACAAGCGCCCGGCGCTGATGGTGCCGCAGCTGCAGATCCGGGCTGGCGAGAAGATCGCCATCCTCGGCCGCATCGGCTCCGGCAAGTCGACCCTGCTCAACCTGCTGTCGGGCATGCACAGCCCGCAGGAAGGTCGCGTCTCGCTGGACGGCCTGGACCTGGCGATGATCGACACCGCCGACGTGCGCCGCGACATGGCCATGCTGCCGCAGAGCTCGCGGCTGTTCTACGGCACCATCCGCGAGAACATCCTGCTCGGCGCGCCGATGGCCAGCGACGCCATGGTTACCCAGGCGCTGTCCCTGTCCGGGGCGCTGTCCTTCGTGCAGGCGCTGCCCGATGGCCTCGACGAGGTGATCCTCGAAGGCGGCCAGGGCCTCTCCGGCGGCCAGCGCCAGACCCTGTTGCTGGCCCGCACGCTGATCCGCAATCCGTCCATCGTGCTGCTCGACGAACCGACCGCCAACTTCGACGAGATGACCGAACGCCAGGTGATCGACGCCATGGGCCCGTGGATGGCGCCGCGCACGCTGCTGGTCGCGACCCACCGCATGCCGGTCCTGAAATGGGTCGATCGGATCATCCTCATCGACAACGGGCGGGTAGTGCTGGACGGTCCCAAAGACAAAGTCCTCAAGGAGCTGACCCAATGA
- a CDS encoding TolC family outer membrane protein: MNAWKFGPLAWLCLTSFSTATLAGVLDESWFGASSPEQRSLAPSQLIEQTGGQRLTPELDAPAAHRLLDLNQAVQMAVNRHPSIADAIATLAQQGDGIAMARSGYYPQVKMGLGRGDTTQNGTSQTASLSVSQLLYDFGKVAGSVDSAEAQSRRQQALVLKQIDLISRQTAEATIDLHRYRLLGRIADEQVSAMERVYAMTQDRAGAGVTSRSDPIQALARVDAARANQLQIRSQYHQAQERLRTLVGGPVSGEIAALSDDQAARVDLARRLDTSILPDVLAAEAERQTAEAQLRVAKADRMPTVSIEAASTKALSGDNPSTYERHGSDNSISLNFTSTLYQGGGLRAQVRAATNALEAARQRIEDARLSASDQMRNMREQIIGNRARLGVLGSRKRNLDESRELYREQYKLGTRSILDLLNTEQEYYQALSDEEMVRHDLWLGQVGLVDAQGRGREFYGLNYTTVQGMEVLP; encoded by the coding sequence GTGAACGCCTGGAAATTCGGACCTCTGGCCTGGCTTTGCCTGACCAGCTTCTCCACCGCAACGCTCGCCGGCGTCCTCGATGAGAGCTGGTTCGGCGCCAGCAGCCCTGAGCAGCGCAGCCTGGCCCCCAGCCAACTGATCGAACAGACCGGCGGCCAGCGCCTGACACCAGAGCTCGACGCGCCGGCCGCGCACCGTCTGCTGGACCTCAACCAGGCCGTGCAGATGGCCGTCAACCGCCACCCCTCCATTGCCGATGCCATCGCCACCCTGGCGCAGCAGGGCGACGGCATCGCCATGGCCCGTTCCGGCTACTACCCGCAGGTGAAAATGGGCCTGGGACGGGGCGACACCACCCAGAACGGCACCAGCCAGACCGCCTCGCTGTCCGTCTCGCAACTGCTCTATGACTTCGGCAAGGTCGCCGGCAGCGTCGACAGCGCCGAAGCGCAGTCACGGCGGCAACAGGCGCTGGTCCTCAAACAGATCGACCTGATCTCCCGGCAGACCGCCGAAGCGACCATCGACCTGCACCGCTACCGTCTCCTCGGGCGTATCGCCGATGAGCAGGTGAGCGCCATGGAGCGTGTCTATGCGATGACCCAGGACCGTGCGGGGGCCGGCGTTACCAGCCGTTCCGACCCGATCCAGGCGCTGGCCCGGGTCGACGCCGCGCGTGCCAACCAACTGCAGATCCGCTCGCAGTACCACCAGGCCCAGGAGCGTCTGCGCACCCTGGTCGGTGGCCCGGTTTCTGGCGAGATTGCTGCACTCTCCGACGATCAGGCCGCCCGCGTCGACCTGGCGCGGCGCCTGGACACCAGCATCCTGCCCGATGTGCTGGCCGCCGAAGCCGAGCGCCAGACCGCCGAGGCGCAGCTGCGGGTCGCCAAGGCCGACCGCATGCCAACCGTGAGCATCGAGGCTGCCAGCACCAAGGCGCTGAGTGGCGACAACCCCAGCACCTATGAGCGCCATGGCAGCGACAACAGCATCAGCCTGAACTTCACCTCGACCCTTTACCAGGGGGGCGGCCTGCGTGCCCAGGTGCGCGCCGCTACCAACGCCCTGGAAGCCGCGCGGCAACGCATCGAGGACGCGCGCCTGTCGGCCAGCGACCAGATGCGCAACATGCGCGAACAGATCATCGGCAACCGCGCGCGCCTGGGGGTGCTCGGCAGCCGCAAGCGCAACCTCGACGAATCCCGCGAGCTGTACCGCGAGCAGTACAAGCTCGGCACCCGCTCGATCCTCGACCTGCTCAACACCGAGCAGGAGTACTACCAGGCACTCTCCGACGAGGAAATGGTCCGCCATGACCTCTGGCTGGGCCAGGTCGGCCTGGTCGATGCCCAGGGTCGTGGCCGTGAGTTCTATGGCCTGAACTACACCACCGTACAGGGCATGGAGGTGCTGCCATGA